A DNA window from Fragaria vesca subsp. vesca linkage group LG3, FraVesHawaii_1.0, whole genome shotgun sequence contains the following coding sequences:
- the LOC101305052 gene encoding E3 ubiquitin-protein ligase RHF2A-like, protein MEVPPEMEESGKSEAHLTSAAAFVEGGIQEACDDACSICLEAFCDSDPSTLTGCKHEFHLQCILEWCQRSSQCPMCWQPISLKDPTSQELFEGVERERSFRSNPPRSTAIFHHPTLGDFELQHLPVGVNDAELEERIIQHLAAAAAMGRARHIARREGQRNRSSGQGRPQFLVFSTHPPATASSSPDQMREGEQAPSVALSFPLPSMNAGEETSRVTTLGPSQPGPVSASASGSSVPPSNQHGSSMSTRRSPSQSSPSSHDRAGPSDLQSFSENLKARFNAVSMKYKESISKSTRGWKERLFSRNSSVSDIGPEVRREVDEGIATVSSMMERLETRENNRINGASESDSIDSSVRESENRQISENVGQNSLSEQNKPATCAAGSSSN, encoded by the exons ATGGAG GTTCCTCCTGAAATGGAAGAGAGTGGCAAGTCTGAGGCCCACTTGACCTCCGCAGCGGCTTTTGTGGAGGGTGGAATCCAGGAAGCCTGTGATGATGCTTGCAGTATATGCCTTGAGGCTTTTTGTGATAGTGATCCTTCCACG TTGACTGGGTGCAAGCATGAATTTCATCTTCAGTGCATTCTTGAATG GTGTCAGAGAAGCTCCCAGTGCCCGATGTGCTGGCAGCCCATCAGCTTAAAAGATCCGACCAG CCAGGAATTGTTTGAGGGTGTAGAACGGGAGAGAAGTTTTAGGTCTAACCCACCTCGAAGTACTGCAATATTTCATCATCCTACTCTTGGCGATTTTGAACTCCAACAT TTACCTGTGGGTGTGAATGATGCTGAACTTGAAGAGCGTATAATTCAGCACTTAGCTGCTGCTGCCGCAATGGGTCGGGCTCGCCATATTGCCAGAAGGGAGGGCCAGAGAAATAGGTCATCAGGTCAAGGTCGCCCACAATTCCTGGTCTTCTCGACTCATCCTCCTGCCACAGCTTCTTCCTCCCCAGATCAGATGAGAGAGGGTGAACAAGCTCCTTCCGTTGCACTTTCTTTTCCGTTGCCTTCTATGAATGCGGGAGAAGAAACTTCTAGAGTGACTACTTTGGGACCTTCCCAACCTGGTCCGGTTTCTGCCTCAGCATCTGGATCTAGTGTCCCCCCATCCAATCAACATGGGTCTTCCATGAGTACTAG GAGGTCTCCTAGTCAGTCATCACCAAGTAGCCATGATCGAGCTGGGCCATCAGATTTACAATCATTTTCAGAAAATCTGAAGGCTCGATTCAATGCAGTGTCAATGAA ATACAAAGAGTCAATTTCAAAGAGCACAAGAGGTTGGAAGGAAAGATTGTTCTCTCGCAACAGTTCCGTTTCTGATATTGGTCCTGAAGTTAGAAGAGAGGTTGATGAAGGGATTGCAACAGTATCAAGTATGATGGAGCGTCTGGAAACAAGAGAAAACAATAGAATCAATGGTGCTTCTGAGTCAGATAGTATAGATAGTTCAGTTCGCGAATCAGAAAACAGGCAAATATCAGAAAATGTTGGTCAAAATTCTTTGAGTGAGCAAAATAAGCCAGCTACATGCGCCGCAGGTTCTAGTTCAAATTAG
- the LOC101301094 gene encoding fasciclin-like arabinogalactan protein 17-like has protein sequence MDFRVPGASPLAFTLILFLAATCFALPEYSQKPSSSAAQINSNSVLVALLDSHYSELAELVEKALLLQTLEEAVGSHNITIFAPRNDAVDRDLDPDFKRYLLEPGNLKSLQKLLLYHVIPTRVGSDEWPTRSASARHQTLSQDHLHLSRLDSGDKAVDLARVIHPDSVTRPDGVIHAIERLLIPRSVEDDFNRRRSLRSITAVKPEGAPEVDPRTNRLKKPAPPSKPGSSPVLPIYDALAPGPSLAPAPAPGPGGAHHHFNGHAQVKDFIQTLLHYGGYNEMADILVNLTSLATEMGRLVSEGYVLTVLAPNDEAMAKLTTDQLSEPGAPEQIMYYHLIPEYQTEESMYNAVRRFGKVSYETLRLPNKVVAQEADGSVKFGQGDGSAYLFDPDIYTDGRISVQGIDGVLFPVEEVESKSKTKTVQPAKIVARPRRGKLMEVACRMLNAVGQNSRFTTCQ, from the exons ATGGATTTCCGCGTCCCTGGCGCCTCGCCGCTCGCCTTCACTCTCATCCTCTTCCTCGCCGCAACCTGCTTCGCATTGCCGGAATATTCCCAGAAACCCTCCTCGTCGGCCGCTCAGATCAACTCTAACTCCGTCCTGGTGGCCCTTCTCGACTCGCATTACTCCGAGCTGGCCGAGCTCGTCGAGAAGGCCCTGCTTCTTCAGACTCTTGAAGAGGCCGTCGGCAGCCACAACATCACCATCTTCGCTCCCCGAAACGACGCCGTCGACCGCGACCTCGACCCCGACTTCAAGCGCTACTTGCTCGAACCGGGCAACCTCAAATCCCTCCAGAAGCTCCTCCTCTACCACGTCATCCCCACCCGGGTCGGATCCGACGAATGGCCCACCCGCTCTGCCTCCGCCCGACACCAGACGCTCTCCCAAGACCATCTCCACCTCTCCAGGCTCGACTCTGGTGACAAGGCCGTAGATCTCGCCCGGGTCATTCATCCCGACTCCGTGACCCGACCCGACGGCGTCATCCACGCCATCGAAAGGCTTCTTATTCCGCGCTCTGTAGAGGACGACTTCAACCGGCGCCGCAGTCTCCGCTCCATTACCGCCGTAAAACCGGAGGGAGCTCCCGAAGTTGACCCGAGAACCAACCGGTTGAAAAAACCCGCCCCGCCGTCCAAACCCGGATCTTCACCCGTTCTGCCCATCTACGACGCATTGGCTCCCGGACCCTCACTGGCTCCCGCTCCAGCTCCCGGACCTGGAGGGGCCCACCACCACTTCAACGGCCACGCCCAGGTCAAGGACTTCATCCAAACGCTCTTGCACTACGGCGGTTACAACGAGATGGCGGACATTTTGGTAAATTTAACTTCCTTGGCTACTGAAATGGGTCGCTTAGTATCAGAGGGTTATGTTCTCACTGTTTTGGCTCCCAACGACGAGGCAATGGCGAAGCTGACGACAGACCAGCTCAGCGAGCCGGGTGCGCCGGAGCAAATTATGTACTACCATTTGATTCCGGAGTATCAGACGGAGGAGAGTATGTACAATGCGGTTCGGAGGTTTGGGAAGGTGAGCTATGAAACGCTGCGGTTGCCCAACAAGGTTGTGGCTCAAGAGGCTGATGGGTCGGTTAAGTTCGGGCAGGGAGACGGGTCGGCCTACCTCTTCGACCCGGATATTTATACGGATGGTCGGATCTCTGTGCAGGGGATTGATGGGGTTTTGTTCCCGGTGGAGGAGGTTGAGTCCAAGTCCAAAACCAAAACGGTTCAACCCGCTAAGATTGTTGCCAGGCCCAGGAGAG GAAAACTTATGGAAGTAGCATGTCGGATGCTAAATGCCGTTGGACAGAATTCTCGGTTCACCACTTGCCAGTGA